In Candidatus Neomarinimicrobiota bacterium, the DNA window ATTTCGCAGATATTATTGGACGCATGTTGCCCCCTGATTTTTCGGATTTAGGCGCACTCCTAATCTCAATGTTTGAAACCATTGAGATCGGATTCCTGGGAACGATTCTCGCTACAATACTCTCAATTCCCATCGGGTTGGTATCGGCTAAAAACATCACTCCCAGTAAGTGGATTTATTACCCTGCTAGATTGATAACTACCTTCTTCAGAGCTGTCCCAGAGTTTATTCTGGCGATGATTCTGGTCATTTCGGTTGGATTTGGAGCTTTACCCGGTATTCTGGCTCTTGGCCTGCACACCATGGGTTTTTTATCCAAATTCTATGCTGAAGAGATCGAACATGTTAGAAGTGGTCCCATTGAAGCCATCGAAGCTGCTGGTGCCAGTCACATGCAAAAGATCACCTTCGCCATCATTCCACAGATTTTACCGAATTTTGTAGGTTATTCGCTCTACATTTTTGACCGCAACATTCGCATGGCAACGATTCTAGGAATTGTTGGTGCTGGCGGTATTGGTTACCGTTTGATCTCTTCATTCAGAATGTTTGAGTATCGCGAAGTCTCAGCCATCATAATTATCATCTTCGTAACCATCTTTTTATTGGATGCCATATCATCCAAAGCCAGACACGCAGTTAAATAACGTAAGGAAAAACAATGAAACGATTCTCTCATAAAATAACAGTATTAGCAATAATTCTATTTGGAAGTACGGGTCTGTTTGCTCAGGCAAATTTTCAGTTCACGATCCAATCCTGGGCCAGTTACACGACCTATGATCATTATGCCATGAATGCAGATTCTTCTGGGATGGAGTTGGACGAAACAACAACTCAGTTTGGAAACGGTATCCGCAGAGCTCGCCTTCGTGGTAAAATGACCAAAGGGAAGGTCACCGCTTTCGTGCAGTATGATGCGGTGTCATCCTATGTTTTAGATGCTCAAATTGATTACAAATTCTCAGACAACTTGAAGATGAGAATGGGGCGCTTTGTTGGAGCTGGTAGCCAAGCTGGTGGCAATACATCCCATACCGCAATTGACTTTGCAGAGAGATCAATCGTAGGAAGAAAATGGGCTTCAGCCGTGGGGCGTTCAGATTATCGGACCTTTGGAATGGCTGTTATTGGAAAATTCAATCGTTTCAACTATCAAGTGATGGCCCAAAACGGTGATTCAAATTTAAATCTCAAACCATATGGGACTAAATCAGGTAACTCTGATGAAGATACTGGTGCCATACCTCAGCTGGATTTTGCCATTTCAACCAAGATAGGTTCTGCTGTGAATGTTGGTTTGCACTATGGTTTACCCAATGAAAACCGAGTTAATGTATCTTCTGCCACTGGATTTTTCTATTTCAAGCCATCTGAATACACCAAGGGAAAGTTCAGATCAAAGGTTGATTTTGCCAGGGTTGTTAATCATGCAAATACAGAAGATGAGGTTTCCCTGGGATGGGGCCTGGGTGGCTTCTATCTATTGTCAGAAAAAATTGAGTTGGGTGCTGGCTATCAGACCTGGGATAAAAATATTGATGTAGATAAAGATGCATTTGGCAATATTGTCCTGGCAGCAAGCTATTCACCTGATCCGGATCACTGGAAGGACTCACTTTTTAAACTGGTCGCCACATTCAAAACAGCTGAAACAGACAATGAACCCCTTGATCCTATGGTCGTACATCTCGTCTGGCAAGCCTACATGCATTAAACCTACTACCTTTGATTGAAATTTAGTTCACTTCTCTCATCAATTATTAAAGGGTCAAAGCAATGAAACTTTTGAATCGGAAAAATATTTACAAGGGTTATTGCTTTGACCTTTTTGAAGATCAGGTTGTCTGGGTAAACGGCAAAACATTGGATCGCGCTTTGATTCAGCATCCGGGAATTAGTGTGATGCTCCCTGTCCTGGATTCGGATCGACTCATCCTTGTGAATCAATACCGCTATGGGGCTCAAACTAATCTTTGGGAGCTCCCAGCTGGAACAATAGATGTCGGGGAATCTCCTCTAAATTGTGCTCAGCGCGAACTAGAAGAAGAAATCGGGTTCAAAGCAGAGAGTTGGACACCAGTTATTTCATGTTATTCATCACCCCATTACAGTTCTGAAATGATCCATGCATTTATTGCCGAAGATTTAATAAGGACAGAGAATAACCTTGATGATGATGAGGTAATCGAGGTAAAAGTATTCAGGAATGATGAAGTAAGGCAGATGCTGAACTCGGGCCAAATAAAAGACGCAAAAACGCTAGTCACTCTATTCTCATATTTCATGAAGTTGGATAAAAGTTTGCTCATTTAAGTGGTACTTTGGAGTGGGGCAGCAGGTTTGGTGCATGTATTCATGACAATTATTCTAGCACCCGATTAAACATGGGTGCTATTATTTTTATATAATATTAAATTTCTCACTTGCATTCTCACCACTTCTATTCGATTTTACCCCTAGCCAAATAGGTAGCAAACCACCCCCTTATATACGGTTATACATAATCTGATATTCATCAGATATTCCAACTAATCAATTTTGGAGGAATCAGTATGCAACGATTTCTAATTGTGCTATTGGCCATGCTCTGGACACATGAATATGTGTGGTCCCAGAGTGTGATTATCAATGAGATGTCACAGGGCTCTGATGGCGGGAAAGAATGGGTGGAGCTTTTAATTGTAGATGAGGGTGTGGATTTGAGAGGGTGGGAACTGGGGGACTTTGATGATGGGGTCTGGCACTCCATTGCTGAATTCTCCACTCACTCAGAGTGGAGCAATATTGCCAGTGGAACTATTGTTGTCATCTACAACAGTGGTGATGTAGATGAAACCATTATAGCTACAGGTGGTGAGGACACAACTTTTAGCGATAAATCGGTTCTAATAGGGGTGAATAATTCCAGCTTCTTGATCGATACAGGTCCCTGGGGAGGAACTTCAGGTGCATTTGCTAATTCAGACGGAGACGATGCACCGGCCATCAGAAATGCCAGTGATCAAATAATACATGACATGGCAGTTACCCATCCCACGGCAACAGTTTCCAGCCCGGGTTCGGCTAAGGTAAAGTATTATACGGGTAATACTGTGGGAGGTGTAGTTGATGACATCAATTGGGTTACGGCCAGCTCCAGTTCAGGTACCCCTGGAGAGGCCAATGGGGATGATAACTCAAATTGGGTGGATCAGTCACTTCCTGTCGAATTGTCTCGTTGGTTTGCGACCTCAAAAAATGGTGAAGTGAGGCTTAACTGGACCACAGATTCTGAGATCGAAAATCAGGGCTTCATCATTGATCGATGCCTAATACAAACTCACGGACCGAACTCTGAGCTTGTCGAAGAGTGGTATGAGATTGTCTCTTTTACCACAAATCCTGATCTTCTGGGCCAGGGTTCCACATCAACTCAGCATGACTACTCCTATATAGACAGGCAGGTAATAGTCGGTGAAACCTACAGCTACAGATTGTCTGATGTGGATTATCGAGGGAATGTGACACAGCATAGCGAGATTATTGTTAGCGTCATGGATACCCAGGAGAGTCAGGGATTTACTATCACGACATACCCGAATCCATCAAATTCAGGTATCCATCTCGTTGTTGGAACTGAAAATGAAATTCAGCTTCTAAGGGTAGATATTCTGAACCTCAAGGGAGAATTCGTGAAAAATGTATTTTCCGGAACACCGCTTACCACTATGGTGGAATTGCCATGGGATGGGCTGGACACCGATGAAATTCCTGTCCCATCAGGTATCTATATCGCAAAAGCAGCTGGTCCAAATATCTCCCATTCTCAAATATTCACCATCATCCAGTAGATCTCAGTAACACCCGATTTCAATCGGGTGCGCTAGCATACCCAATAGCCATCTCGCTACCACCTGACTTCAGTCAGGTGACAGATCTATAGCGTACCCCATACCCATCCCAGAAAGGAAAGGAAAATGTCAATACACTCAAGAACACGCCTCCTCACCCACATCGTCTGGTCAACCCATAAGAGGGAGCGCTTAATCCCTCGACCTCTTCGGATTGAATTGAATGATTATTTACGGAGCTATGCCACTAGTCATTCCATACGGCTCATAAATGCATATGTAAATACTGACCATATTCACCTTCTCATAGATTTGGAACCAACTCAAAGTGTTGCCAGCACTGTTAAATTGCTCAAGGGAGCATCTTCTCGATGGCTAAATCGACAAGAATCGCTCAAAACCAAATTCTCCTGGGGAAGAGGCTACGGTGCCTTCTCAGTGAGTGAATCCCACATTCACAGGGTCATTCAGTATATCTCTAATCAGGAAAAACACCATCAGGTGAGGGCATTCACCGATGAATTCAATGAGTTTCTGCAGAAGCACCAAGTCGATGCAGCGAACCGTTGAAACGGTACGCTTGTTATATCATAGGTATTCTATACCACCCGAATGAATTCGGGTGGTAATGTGAAGGCACCACCAGAGAGCCCAGAAGTATCAGCACATATCACTACCACCTGACTTCAGTCAGGTGATCCCACAGATCCTATACCTGAGACCCCTGGCCTACCCACTTATTCTTATCACCCGATTTCTATCGGGTGGCACCGCAGAGGGCCCAGCAGTATCTGCACATATCACTACCACCTGACTTCAGTCAGGTGATACCACAGATCTTATACCAAGGAGTCCAGGCCTATCCTCTTCTCTCTATCACCCGACTTCAGTCGGGTGATACCTCGTCCCACAATTGACAATCCTCACTTCCATAAGCCTTAGGTAGGACTATCTTGGCCGTCCATATAATAGGACTAGATATGAAACACATACTTATCACTCTCACACTCCTCTCCACAACCCTCTGGGCTCAAATTCCCGCTGGTTACTACGATAATGCCTCAGGACTGTTAGGCACACCCCTCCAACAAGCACTACATGACATTATTGATGGTCACACAGTCGTCAGTTACAGCTCTCTCTGGACCCATTATCAAACCACCGATGTCAAACCGAACGGTAAAGTCTGGGATATGTACTCCCATGTTCCAGATGGCGAGCAACCCTATGAATTCACATTTGTTAGCGATCAATGCGGCAATTACAGTGGCGAAGGAAGTTGCTACAATCGTGAACATTCCTGGCCCAAAAGTTGGTTTAACGATGTAGCTCCAATGAATACAGATATCTTTCATGTGGTGCCCAGTGATGGCTATGTAAATGGACAACGTGGAAATTATCCCTATGGTGAAGTCGACAGCCTTAGCGCTACCTGGATCTCCCAAAATGGCAGCAAAAAGGGACCTAATACATATCCCGGATATTCAGGAACTGTTTTTGAGCCCATCGATGCCTATAAGGGTGATTTTGCACGGATCTACTTCTATATGTCCACCCGATATTTAAATGAGGACAGCAGTTGGCCAGGCAGTCCCATGGTCAATGGTGCCCAACTTGAACAATGGGCCCTGGATATGATGATGGAATGGCATGTTGAAGATCCTGTGAGCCAGAAAGAGATCGATAGAAATAATGACATTTATAATCATGTCCAATACAATCGGAATCCTTTCGTAGATCATCCAAATTATGTAGATCTCATCTGGGGTGACCCACCTGTCTTGCCATTGGCGCCATCCAATTTGCAGGCCAGTAATATCACAGATAGCAGTGCTGAACTCAATTGGACTGATAATGCCGACAATGAAGATGGGTACTATTTATATCAAAGTGGGCTGCGCTTAGAAATCCTTCCATCAGGTGCCACTTTTGTGATTGTGGAAGATCT includes these proteins:
- the tnpA gene encoding IS200/IS605 family transposase; translated protein: MSIHSRTRLLTHIVWSTHKRERLIPRPLRIELNDYLRSYATSHSIRLINAYVNTDHIHLLIDLEPTQSVASTVKLLKGASSRWLNRQESLKTKFSWGRGYGAFSVSESHIHRVIQYISNQEKHHQVRAFTDEFNEFLQKHQVDAANR
- a CDS encoding NUDIX hydrolase, which produces MKLLNRKNIYKGYCFDLFEDQVVWVNGKTLDRALIQHPGISVMLPVLDSDRLILVNQYRYGAQTNLWELPAGTIDVGESPLNCAQRELEEEIGFKAESWTPVISCYSSPHYSSEMIHAFIAEDLIRTENNLDDDEVIEVKVFRNDEVRQMLNSGQIKDAKTLVTLFSYFMKLDKSLLI
- a CDS encoding endonuclease: MKHILITLTLLSTTLWAQIPAGYYDNASGLLGTPLQQALHDIIDGHTVVSYSSLWTHYQTTDVKPNGKVWDMYSHVPDGEQPYEFTFVSDQCGNYSGEGSCYNREHSWPKSWFNDVAPMNTDIFHVVPSDGYVNGQRGNYPYGEVDSLSATWISQNGSKKGPNTYPGYSGTVFEPIDAYKGDFARIYFYMSTRYLNEDSSWPGSPMVNGAQLEQWALDMMMEWHVEDPVSQKEIDRNNDIYNHVQYNRNPFVDHPNYVDLIWGDPPVLPLAPSNLQASNITDSSAELNWTDNADNEDGYYLYQSGLRLEILPSGATFVIVEDLSPLQTYYYSVSCYNSTGESDSSSHSFTTLSSGDTTVTHFMEDFETWTGSGSSYFDGDIALSSGTWNVYQAGNYTLGDPPYNGSYTIAVNDDTRGAHITTPAVNTLGTVSFYYYQRNGTATDEFQLQKSDNGAAFELLGTYSYNVGSAYTLFSAALNDTSSSVRVRILNDNQSGHLIIDDFTVTQYDPVSIDEIAQVIPVNLTLSPAYPNPFNPEVTLSFQIIKDAEFIQIQVYDIQGELIATPLQKNVAAGTYSVTWDGTNQSGEPQPSGIYLVKLSNSLESLFQRITLLR